In one window of Zingiber officinale cultivar Zhangliang chromosome 11A, Zo_v1.1, whole genome shotgun sequence DNA:
- the LOC122032047 gene encoding NDR1/HIN1-like protein 6 has product MAEIHRVHPLDLESSPPPPLAAPADETKKRIGQASSKPTTRRIRSRCCRCLCWTLLALFVLVVALGATVGFLYLAFDPKIPDYSVDRLTVANFSIRDNMTVSATFNLTITMTNRNRRIGIYYRGGSRMSALYGDRQLCTGTFPVFYQGHRNTTVLNVPLTGETQLGGELLRDLAEQQQTGMIPLVFRGKVPVRVRLGRLKLPRVTFRFRCDITVNSLSANNNISLRSSRCKFRLKL; this is encoded by the coding sequence ATGGCAGAGATCCACAGGGTCCACCCGCTCGACCTCGAGTCCAGCCCGCCGCCTCCCCTTGCCGCTCCGGCCGATGAAACCAAGAAGAGGATCGGTCAAGCCAGCAGCAAGCCGACGACGAGGCGCATCAGGAGCCGCTGCTGCCGATGCCTCTGCTGGACGCTGCTGGCGCTCTTCGTCTTGGTCGTCGCGCTGGGAGCCACCGTCGGGTTCCTCTACCTCGCCTTCGACCCCAAGATCCCCGACTACTCCGTCGACCGCCTCACCGTTGCCAACTTCTCGATCCGCGACAACATGACGGTATCCGCCACGTTCAACCTGACGATCACGATGACGAACCGCAACCGCCGGATCGGGATCTACTACCGAGGGGGCAGCCGGATGAGCGCGCTGTACGGCGACAGGCAGCTCTGCACGGGGACGTTCCCGGTGTTCTACCAGGGCCACCGGAACACCACGGTGCTCAACGTGCCGCTCACCGGCGAGACGCAGCTCGGCGGGGAGCTGCTGCGGGACCTGGCCGAGCAGCAGCAGACGGGGATGATACCGTTGGTCTTCCGAGGGAAGGTGCCGGTGAGGGTGAGGCTGGGGAGGCTGAAGCTCCCGAGGGTGACCTTCAGGTTTCGCTGCGACATTACGGTGAACAGCTTGAGCGCGAACAACAACATCAGCTTGCGTTCCAGCCGGTGCAAGTTCAGGCTGAAGCTTTAA